In Methanofastidiosum sp., one genomic interval encodes:
- the cadA gene encoding cadmium-translocating P-type ATPase: MNNHPHKHDHHKMMLDDFKKRLWISLTLTVPILILSPTIQGLLGVSLTFRYDNYISFLISSVIFFYCGYPFLKGFKEELKERKPGMMVLIAVAITVAYAYSTAVVFGLEGMTFFWELATLIDVMLAGHWIEMRSIMGASKALEKLVELLPNTAHLKGDKGIRDIEISELKKGDIILIKPGEKIPSDGVIVEGEGHVDESMLTGESKPVKKKAGDTLVGGSINGNAAFDLRVERTGEDSYLAKVIKLVKEAQEQKSRTQNLADKAAFGLTLIGISVGVFTFASWMILKGDLSFAIERMATVMVITCPHALGLAIPLVVAISTSLSAKNGLLIRNRTAFENARKITTIVFDKTGTLTEGKFGVSFVQILYKNIDEKYLMKISASLESSSEHPIAKAITDRAKEMNIELIEVKDFKNMRGEGIAGIIDGKNIRVVSPGYLERNNIIFPKTNSVGTTVYILEDSKLLGSISLNDKIRKQSKNAIDTLHKMNIKCWMLTGDNEETAKEVSNELGLDGYFSQVLPHQKQQKIKELQKNNEFVAMTGDGVNDAPALAESDIGIAIGSGTDVAAETADIVLVNSDPDDIVTLIEFGKATHNKMLQNLFWATGYNVIAIPLAAGILYNQGILISPAVGAALMSLSTVIVAINAKLLQIKK; encoded by the coding sequence ATGAACAACCATCCACATAAACATGATCATCATAAAATGATGTTGGACGATTTTAAAAAGAGGCTTTGGATATCACTGACCTTGACTGTTCCTATTTTGATTCTATCTCCAACTATACAGGGGCTTTTAGGCGTATCATTGACTTTTAGATACGATAATTATATTTCATTTCTTATTTCCTCTGTAATATTTTTCTATTGCGGATATCCTTTTCTAAAAGGATTCAAAGAGGAACTAAAAGAGAGAAAACCGGGAATGATGGTTTTAATTGCTGTAGCTATTACGGTTGCCTATGCGTACAGCACTGCCGTAGTTTTTGGATTAGAGGGAATGACCTTCTTTTGGGAACTTGCAACCTTAATTGATGTAATGCTTGCAGGGCACTGGATAGAGATGCGCTCTATAATGGGCGCATCAAAGGCACTCGAAAAACTTGTTGAACTGTTGCCTAACACTGCGCATCTAAAAGGCGATAAGGGCATAAGAGACATCGAAATCAGCGAATTGAAAAAAGGAGATATTATTCTAATAAAGCCTGGTGAAAAAATTCCTTCCGATGGGGTTATAGTCGAAGGAGAGGGTCATGTCGACGAATCAATGCTAACTGGCGAATCAAAGCCTGTTAAGAAAAAAGCAGGTGATACTCTAGTCGGGGGGTCGATAAACGGAAACGCAGCATTTGATCTTAGAGTTGAAAGAACTGGCGAAGATTCATACCTTGCGAAGGTTATTAAACTAGTAAAGGAGGCACAGGAACAAAAATCAAGGACACAAAATCTTGCAGATAAGGCCGCATTTGGATTAACCCTTATCGGCATCTCAGTTGGAGTTTTTACTTTTGCCAGTTGGATGATATTAAAAGGCGATTTATCTTTTGCCATTGAAAGGATGGCAACGGTCATGGTAATAACATGCCCTCATGCACTGGGGCTGGCAATTCCACTTGTAGTTGCAATTTCCACTTCTTTATCTGCAAAAAATGGATTGCTTATAAGAAATAGGACCGCTTTTGAAAATGCTAGAAAAATAACCACAATAGTATTTGATAAAACAGGAACTTTAACCGAAGGTAAATTTGGGGTATCTTTTGTGCAAATATTATACAAAAATATTGATGAGAAATATTTGATGAAAATTTCAGCATCTCTCGAATCTTCTTCTGAACATCCCATAGCGAAAGCCATAACTGATAGGGCCAAAGAAATGAATATCGAATTGATTGAAGTAAAGGACTTTAAGAACATGAGGGGGGAGGGCATAGCAGGAATTATAGATGGCAAAAATATTAGAGTAGTAAGCCCGGGATACCTAGAAAGAAACAATATCATCTTTCCTAAAACTAATAGTGTTGGAACAACAGTATATATCCTAGAAGATTCTAAGCTCCTAGGGAGTATTTCTTTGAACGATAAAATACGAAAACAATCAAAAAATGCAATCGATACTTTACATAAAATGAATATAAAGTGCTGGATGCTCACCGGAGATAATGAAGAAACAGCCAAAGAAGTTTCAAATGAACTTGGATTGGACGGTTATTTTTCACAAGTTTTGCCCCACCAAAAACAGCAGAAAATAAAAGAGCTTCAAAAGAATAATGAGTTTGTTGCAATGACTGGCGATGGAGTTAATGATGCGCCAGCCTTAGCTGAATCAGATATAGGGATTGCTATAGGCTCTGGGACAGATGTTGCCGCCGAAACAGCTGATATAGTATTAGTAAACAGTGACCCCGATGACATAGTTACCTTAATCGAATTTGGCAAAGCTACACACAACAAAATGTTACAAAATTTATTTTGGGCTACCGGATATAATGTCATTGCCATACCTTTAGCAGCTGGAATACTCTACAATCAGGGGATTCTAATTTCACCTGCAGTTGGCGCAGCATTGATGTCTCTTAGCACAGTGATTGTCGCTATTAATGCTAAACTTTTACAAATTAAAAAATAA
- a CDS encoding SHOCT domain-containing protein — MMYPGDGHFFWGFGAVGFGIVALIAILIIVLVFLLAQKKGSEKEMEDNTIKLLKERYAKGEITKAEFEKTRKDLES, encoded by the coding sequence ATGATGTATCCTGGAGATGGTCATTTCTTCTGGGGATTTGGCGCCGTAGGCTTTGGAATAGTTGCTTTAATAGCCATACTCATAATAGTACTAGTTTTCTTACTGGCTCAAAAGAAAGGGTCAGAAAAAGAAATGGAAGACAACACCATAAAATTGCTAAAAGAAAGATACGCCAAAGGAGAAATAACTAAGGCCGAGTTTGAGAAAACTAGAAAGGATTTGGAAAGTTAA